One genomic region from Acidobacteriota bacterium encodes:
- a CDS encoding VWA domain-containing protein, translating into MRFSNVSFFYFLYFIPFVALFLFWKILHTRRTLKLFGEEPLIGRLTASSSMKKRVAKSVLLILTMIFFILTGAGPQWGMRMESITRKGVDIIFALDVSRSMLAEDVKPNRLEMAKREIDDILKRLSEDRISLIAFSGEAFVQCPATLDYSTFKLLLDAVDPEISPTPGTDFGRMIDEALKLFQKAKGKHRVLVVLSDGEDHAEDSLEAVKRAYSQGIIIHTIGIGTEEGVPIPLRNGSGEIEGYKKDSEGKIVTTRLSESFLQKMAITAGGIYVRGTTSGEEVREITKLVSGMEKEEFSSMIHSIYEERFQFPLAALILLLILEHLITTRKKETKAWVGRL; encoded by the coding sequence ATGCGCTTTTCGAACGTCAGTTTTTTCTACTTCTTATATTTCATCCCGTTTGTGGCGTTGTTCCTATTCTGGAAGATCCTCCACACAAGAAGAACGCTTAAGCTTTTCGGCGAAGAGCCTCTTATCGGCCGGCTCACCGCTTCTTCAAGCATGAAGAAGAGGGTCGCAAAATCTGTTCTGCTGATCCTTACAATGATATTCTTCATCCTGACAGGGGCAGGCCCGCAGTGGGGGATGAGAATGGAATCGATCACAAGGAAAGGAGTGGATATCATCTTTGCCCTTGACGTTTCCCGGAGCATGCTTGCTGAAGATGTTAAACCGAATCGCCTCGAAATGGCGAAAAGGGAGATCGATGATATTTTGAAGAGGTTATCGGAGGATCGGATCTCGCTGATCGCCTTCTCCGGCGAGGCGTTCGTTCAGTGCCCGGCGACTCTTGACTATTCGACGTTTAAGCTCCTGCTGGATGCAGTCGATCCCGAGATAAGCCCGACGCCGGGGACGGATTTCGGAAGAATGATAGATGAGGCACTCAAGCTTTTCCAGAAGGCGAAGGGAAAACACAGGGTGCTCGTAGTTCTTTCAGATGGAGAAGACCATGCCGAAGACTCACTGGAAGCGGTTAAAAGGGCTTACTCTCAGGGGATCATCATCCACACCATCGGGATCGGAACGGAAGAAGGTGTTCCCATCCCCCTGAGAAATGGAAGTGGAGAGATAGAGGGGTATAAAAAAGATAGCGAAGGGAAGATTGTTACCACGAGACTCAGCGAGTCATTTCTTCAGAAGATGGCGATTACGGCGGGCGGCATCTATGTCCGTGGCACCACTTCAGGAGAAGAAGTGAGAGAAATCACGAAGCTCGTCTCCGGGATGGAAAAAGAGGAGTTCTCTTCCATGATTCACTCCATCTATGAAGAGCGATTTCAGTTTCCTCTTGCCGCCCTGATCCTCCTTCTAATCCTGGAGCATCTGATCACGACGAGGAAGAAAGAAACAAAAGCATGGGTGGGGCGGCTATGA
- a CDS encoding tetratricopeptide repeat protein — MNSRFKKFDQVKIPYSLTLVALTFLAIFGVGIGGSAYRKNEEGNELYRKGKYEEALKAYTEAQLSAPESPELHYNIGNVLYRMGKYSEAAEAYAKALFSEKKELKSFSHYNNGNTKFMGGDLKGAIESYIESLKINSDDQDAKKNLELALLRTKEQQKQQRQKEQEKQQGGQQEQKEEEKKQDSEMKDSERSQQPGSQDMKQKQDRKSEEEKRLLGAIEEQEREALKKSLQKIKQEEKKIEKDW, encoded by the coding sequence ATGAATTCAAGATTTAAGAAGTTCGATCAGGTGAAGATCCCTTATTCCTTGACCTTAGTCGCGCTAACCTTCCTCGCTATCTTCGGGGTCGGGATTGGGGGTTCTGCGTATCGAAAGAATGAGGAGGGGAACGAGCTTTACAGGAAAGGGAAGTATGAGGAAGCCCTGAAAGCTTACACGGAGGCTCAGCTTTCAGCCCCCGAATCTCCGGAATTGCATTACAATATAGGCAACGTTCTTTACAGAATGGGGAAATATTCCGAGGCCGCGGAAGCTTATGCGAAAGCTCTTTTTTCGGAGAAGAAGGAACTCAAATCGTTCAGCCACTACAACAATGGAAATACAAAGTTCATGGGGGGAGACCTGAAGGGGGCGATTGAATCGTACATAGAATCTCTCAAGATAAATTCTGATGATCAGGATGCCAAGAAGAACCTCGAGCTTGCGCTGCTCAGGACGAAAGAGCAGCAGAAGCAACAGAGGCAGAAAGAACAGGAAAAGCAGCAGGGCGGCCAGCAGGAGCAGAAAGAAGAAGAGAAAAAGCAGGATTCAGAGATGAAAGATTCCGAAAGATCACAACAGCCCGGATCTCAGGATATGAAGCAGAAACAAGACCGGAAGAGCGAAGAAGAGAAGAGGCTCCTGGGAGCGATCGAAGAGCAGGAGAGAGAAGCCTTGAAAAAGTCGCTGCAGAAGATTAAGCAAGAAGAGAAAAAGATTGAGAAAGACTGGTAA
- a CDS encoding BatD family protein yields the protein MKRLHSFIIQSLILFFWALHIFPQELSVSARVDSQRIGEQDQLQLTVEISGSEAGSVKAISLPQMKNLRVVAGPSVSTRFQWINGVSSSSKSFTYILVPDGKGEAEVPSITIPYGGRSFRTEPLKIEVVAGSQKRREMPQRPAWPDITGEEQIKRGAEPDLFVRAVLDKSRLYQGEQATLSYRVYTTVPIIDINLEEMPSFEGFWVEDLKVDPEATKRIVEVNGKRYHEYTIMKKALFSSVSGKKTIKPLTFAISVRSRSDDFFESIFWDRPIRLFKSTESVTIDVSPLPEKGRPDSFGGAVGDFRMKVEADRRECSVSDAVGIKVMVEGEGNLKGVSPPIVAEAPDFKIYEPKVTDEVRFQGDRMQSRKIWDYIVIPLAPGDHTLPEFNFSFFKPSGNDYEKLKSQAAPLSVKKGVVGAPSVAIVQKGDITPLRRDINFIKPLKGEIVDAGAGIHRSWWYYFLLILPLVLIPACVALSLRKEKVRLDIRMTRIKKAYRSASKGLKRARRLIGGGNMDLALQEISRSMVGYVADKFNQSSSGLTYEMIEELLDSRRVDNEKIRRFITTLEKCDYSRFASGMSSSDQAGNLISDAEASLAELDKAL from the coding sequence ATGAAACGCTTGCATTCATTCATCATACAGAGTCTAATCCTTTTTTTCTGGGCACTACACATCTTTCCGCAGGAGCTTTCCGTCTCCGCCAGAGTTGACAGCCAGAGGATCGGAGAGCAAGACCAGCTTCAGCTTACGGTTGAGATCAGCGGATCGGAGGCGGGAAGCGTGAAAGCGATATCTCTACCTCAAATGAAAAATCTGCGGGTTGTTGCAGGACCATCTGTATCCACGAGGTTCCAGTGGATTAACGGAGTATCATCATCATCGAAGAGCTTCACCTACATCCTTGTGCCAGATGGAAAGGGAGAGGCGGAGGTCCCATCGATAACAATCCCTTACGGCGGGAGAAGCTTTAGAACAGAGCCGCTCAAGATCGAAGTCGTCGCCGGTAGCCAGAAGAGGAGAGAAATGCCACAACGGCCGGCCTGGCCCGATATAACGGGAGAAGAGCAAATAAAAAGGGGGGCGGAGCCAGACCTCTTCGTCAGGGCCGTTCTCGATAAGAGCCGACTCTACCAGGGAGAGCAAGCAACGCTCTCATACAGGGTTTATACAACGGTCCCGATCATTGATATTAATCTGGAGGAGATGCCCTCCTTTGAAGGATTCTGGGTCGAGGATTTGAAAGTCGATCCAGAAGCCACGAAGAGAATCGTCGAAGTAAACGGAAAGAGATACCATGAGTACACCATCATGAAAAAGGCTCTCTTCTCATCCGTTTCGGGAAAGAAGACGATCAAGCCCCTGACCTTTGCCATTTCCGTGAGATCCAGAAGCGACGATTTCTTTGAAAGCATCTTCTGGGACAGACCGATCAGGCTCTTCAAGAGTACTGAGAGTGTAACCATAGATGTCTCTCCGCTTCCGGAGAAGGGACGGCCAGACTCCTTTGGAGGTGCCGTAGGCGATTTCAGGATGAAGGTGGAAGCAGATCGAAGGGAATGCTCTGTCAGCGATGCCGTTGGGATCAAGGTCATGGTCGAGGGGGAAGGGAATCTGAAGGGGGTATCGCCCCCGATCGTCGCGGAAGCTCCGGATTTCAAGATCTATGAGCCAAAGGTTACAGACGAGGTGAGATTTCAGGGTGATAGGATGCAGAGCAGGAAGATATGGGACTACATCGTCATACCGCTTGCTCCGGGCGACCACACCCTCCCGGAATTCAATTTCAGTTTCTTCAAACCTTCAGGGAATGACTATGAAAAGCTTAAAAGTCAGGCCGCTCCTCTCAGCGTGAAGAAAGGCGTTGTGGGAGCCCCTTCTGTTGCGATCGTCCAGAAAGGTGATATCACTCCGCTGCGGCGAGATATCAATTTTATCAAGCCATTGAAGGGAGAGATCGTGGATGCAGGGGCCGGAATCCACAGGTCATGGTGGTATTATTTTCTTCTTATTCTTCCCCTCGTTCTGATACCTGCCTGCGTTGCCCTGTCCCTGAGGAAGGAGAAGGTGCGACTGGACATCAGGATGACGAGGATAAAGAAGGCTTACCGCAGCGCATCGAAAGGGCTCAAGCGTGCAAGAAGGCTGATTGGTGGAGGGAATATGGATCTGGCTCTTCAGGAGATCTCCAGGTCGATGGTTGGATACGTGGCTGACAAATTCAACCAGTCCTCATCAGGGCTGACTTATGAAATGATCGAAGAGTTGCTTGATTCCAGAAGAGTGGACAATGAAAAGATAAGAAGATTCATAACGACCCTTGAGAAATGCGATTATTCAAGATTCGCCTCGGGTATGTCCAGTTCCGATCAAGCCGGAAATCTGATCAGCGATGCCGAAGCCTCTCTCGCGGAACTCGATAAGGCGCTTTGA
- a CDS encoding tetratricopeptide repeat protein → MKAIKVIISLLVLMIATLARCGTADLLFLEANSHYEKGNYADAERLYRKILDYGIRNEVVYYNLGNACFKQNRLGEAVLFYEKALKLKPGDLEIEENLELANLLKYDRVEEQEPSPPLKLILWFHDLIPLSGQLLACLVLFYLLLILLAFLTLRMRRALDIDLILFPTIVIFLLLAILTFSAGVKIYHLEKISYGIVLKEKVDVMSGPGETNAILFPIHEGLKVRVRNSRDAWYQISLPNGLNGWIRKETIGII, encoded by the coding sequence ATGAAAGCCATCAAGGTCATCATATCTTTATTAGTCTTGATGATAGCCACATTGGCACGGTGCGGAACGGCTGATCTCCTGTTTCTGGAGGCTAATTCACACTACGAAAAGGGGAACTATGCAGATGCCGAGAGATTATATCGAAAGATCCTGGATTACGGGATCAGAAACGAGGTTGTGTATTACAATCTGGGAAATGCCTGTTTTAAACAGAACAGGCTTGGAGAGGCAGTTCTTTTTTACGAGAAGGCTCTCAAGCTGAAGCCTGGTGATCTCGAGATAGAGGAAAATCTTGAGCTGGCTAATCTTTTAAAGTACGATCGCGTGGAAGAGCAGGAACCGTCGCCTCCCTTAAAGCTCATCCTCTGGTTTCATGACCTGATTCCTCTCAGCGGTCAGTTACTGGCATGTCTCGTCCTGTTCTATCTCCTTCTCATCTTGCTCGCTTTTCTGACCCTCCGGATGAGAAGAGCTCTTGACATCGATCTGATACTCTTTCCTACCATTGTCATCTTCCTGCTCCTGGCGATTCTTACTTTTTCTGCCGGAGTGAAGATCTATCATCTCGAAAAAATCTCTTACGGTATCGTTCTGAAAGAAAAAGTGGATGTAATGAGCGGTCCCGGAGAGACAAACGCCATCCTATTCCCGATCCATGAGGGGCTGAAAGTCAGGGTCCGGAACAGCAGGGATGCATGGTATCAGATCTCGCTACCTAACGGTCTCAATGGATGGATAAGGAAAGAGACTATAGGGATCATCTGA
- a CDS encoding acyl-CoA dehydrogenase, with protein MDFRFKEDQEMVRRMVREFATNEILPKIIAYDEKQEFPQEIVKRLGELGVMGVIFPKEYGGTGMGYVEYVAIIEELSRVDGSIGLTVAAHNSLCSNHIFISGNEEQKKKYLTPLASGEKIGAWGLTEPTAGSDAGGTKTTAVRDGNSWVLNGTKTFITNATVADIAVVIAVTDKSKGKKGISSFILEKGMDGFKTGKKENKLGMRSSDTAELIMEDCHIPAENLLGEEGMGFVDSLRVLDGGRISIAALANGLALGAFEASLKYSKERQQFGEPISNFQAIQWMLADMATKIEAARLLTYMAADMKDRGEDINKQSAMAKLYAGDTCVWVAERAIQIFGGYGFVKDYPVEKIYRDVKLCTIGEGTSEIQRIVIARQLLK; from the coding sequence TTGGATTTCCGGTTTAAGGAAGATCAGGAAATGGTGCGCCGGATGGTGAGGGAATTTGCCACTAACGAGATCCTCCCGAAGATCATAGCATACGATGAGAAACAGGAGTTCCCGCAAGAGATAGTCAAGAGGCTTGGGGAGCTCGGCGTTATGGGAGTCATCTTCCCAAAAGAGTACGGTGGGACAGGGATGGGTTATGTCGAGTATGTGGCAATCATTGAAGAGCTCTCCAGGGTCGATGGTTCCATCGGGTTGACGGTTGCAGCTCATAACTCGCTCTGCTCGAACCATATCTTCATTTCTGGAAACGAAGAACAGAAGAAGAAATATCTCACGCCGCTTGCATCAGGAGAGAAGATTGGAGCATGGGGTCTGACGGAACCGACGGCCGGCAGCGATGCCGGGGGAACCAAGACCACGGCAGTGCGGGATGGGAACTCCTGGGTTCTGAATGGGACGAAGACATTCATCACGAACGCCACCGTGGCCGATATAGCAGTCGTCATCGCCGTTACGGACAAAAGCAAGGGGAAGAAGGGCATTTCTTCCTTCATCCTTGAAAAGGGGATGGATGGGTTCAAGACCGGAAAGAAAGAGAACAAGCTGGGGATGCGTTCGAGCGATACCGCCGAACTCATCATGGAAGACTGCCACATTCCAGCTGAGAACCTGCTCGGCGAGGAAGGAATGGGTTTCGTGGACTCACTCCGGGTTCTGGATGGAGGAAGGATCAGCATCGCGGCTCTCGCCAATGGCCTCGCACTGGGGGCTTTTGAAGCATCGCTGAAGTATTCCAAGGAGCGTCAGCAGTTCGGAGAGCCCATATCCAATTTCCAGGCTATCCAGTGGATGCTTGCCGATATGGCGACGAAGATCGAAGCGGCGAGGCTTCTGACTTACATGGCCGCCGACATGAAGGATAGAGGAGAGGATATAAATAAACAATCGGCAATGGCAAAGCTCTATGCAGGTGATACCTGCGTCTGGGTTGCCGAGAGGGCCATCCAAATATTCGGCGGATATGGGTTCGTCAAGGATTATCCCGTCGAGAAGATTTACAGAGATGTAAAGCTGTGCACCATCGGCGAGGGGACATCCGAGATCCAGCGCATCGTCATTGCCAGGCAACTGCTCAAATAA
- the meaB gene encoding methylmalonyl Co-A mutase-associated GTPase MeaB translates to MKSIVEGMIAGDERSIARAITIIEEEPEIAAHLLKDIFPYTGRAFIIGITGAPGVGKSTLVDKIAERYRREGKKIGIIAVDPSSAFSGGAILGDRVRMQRHNLDSGVFIRSMATRGQMGGLSRFTGDAIDILDAAGKDVIIIETVGVGQDEIDIVSHSDSVVVVLIPGMGDDIQAIKAGILEIADIFAVNKADQPGADRVVSELEYLFTMLTESVLEMPEIIKTEALYDSGIDLLVEAIEKRHQKVIESGLLNEKRMERCENRLVSILRERLLNEAMENVLKDGRYHEYVNAIFVRRIDPYSAVEEIMKGFGRREQKNA, encoded by the coding sequence ATGAAGAGCATTGTCGAAGGGATGATCGCAGGGGATGAGCGGTCCATTGCTAGAGCCATCACTATCATAGAAGAAGAGCCGGAGATTGCAGCTCATCTTCTCAAAGATATCTTCCCTTATACAGGAAGGGCTTTCATCATAGGTATTACCGGGGCACCAGGAGTCGGAAAGAGCACTCTCGTCGATAAGATAGCGGAAAGGTACCGAAGGGAAGGGAAAAAAATAGGGATCATAGCGGTCGATCCCTCCAGCGCTTTCAGCGGCGGGGCCATTCTTGGAGACAGGGTGAGGATGCAGAGACACAACCTGGATTCAGGGGTCTTCATCCGGAGCATGGCGACGAGGGGGCAGATGGGTGGGTTGTCCAGGTTCACGGGGGATGCGATCGATATCCTGGATGCCGCTGGAAAGGATGTCATCATTATCGAGACGGTCGGTGTTGGGCAGGATGAGATTGATATCGTGAGCCACTCCGATTCAGTGGTCGTCGTTCTCATCCCTGGAATGGGAGATGACATCCAGGCTATCAAAGCAGGTATCCTTGAGATCGCGGATATCTTTGCCGTTAACAAGGCAGACCAGCCCGGTGCCGACAGGGTCGTTTCCGAGCTCGAGTATCTCTTTACCATGCTCACGGAGTCCGTTTTGGAAATGCCGGAGATTATCAAGACAGAAGCGCTATACGATAGCGGGATCGATCTTCTGGTAGAAGCCATCGAGAAGAGGCACCAAAAGGTAATTGAGAGCGGTCTCTTAAATGAGAAGAGGATGGAGAGATGCGAAAACCGTCTGGTTTCCATCCTGAGGGAGAGGCTTCTCAACGAGGCTATGGAGAATGTTTTGAAAGATGGACGCTATCATGAATATGTAAATGCCATCTTCGTCAGGAGAATAGACCCATACAGTGCGGTTGAAGAGATCATGAAGGGATTTGGCCGCAGGGAGCAAAAGAATGCTTGA
- the mce gene encoding methylmalonyl-CoA epimerase, with translation MLEKIDHIGIAVRSIEERERFYVEGMGLRIDEKALVPEQHARIAIMRIGGIKLELVEPTDPSSPIAGFLNRRGEGIHHICFEVKDIEDGKRKLERAGFKIVENASSVGYGGSKVLFIHPSVTGSVLYELVQHGTDKK, from the coding sequence ATGCTTGAGAAAATAGACCACATCGGCATTGCCGTCAGGAGCATCGAAGAGCGGGAGAGATTCTACGTTGAAGGTATGGGTTTGAGGATAGATGAAAAAGCGCTGGTTCCGGAGCAGCATGCAAGGATCGCCATCATGCGCATCGGCGGGATAAAACTCGAACTCGTGGAACCGACGGACCCTTCATCACCTATTGCAGGCTTCCTGAACAGGAGGGGAGAGGGAATTCATCATATATGCTTCGAAGTCAAGGACATCGAGGACGGGAAAAGGAAACTCGAGAGGGCAGGATTTAAGATCGTAGAAAACGCTTCCAGCGTCGGTTATGGAGGCTCGAAGGTGCTATTCATACATCCTTCTGTTACAGGGAGTGTTCTCTACGAGCTAGTACAGCATGGGACAGATAAGAAATGA
- a CDS encoding 2-oxoacid:acceptor oxidoreductase family protein → MIELRFHGRGGQGSVIASKVLASALFKEGKHVQAFPVFGVERRGAPVTAFLRLDDKPIYLRCEVYNPDHIIVLDQTLVGVTDITAGLKEGGLILINTEKSPADFPEFSRFRVATVDANAIAIRHNLGSKTQPIVNTAILGSLARTSQLVRLESVIEAIRESITLSTEENAKAAREAYESVSM, encoded by the coding sequence ATGATTGAATTGAGATTCCACGGGAGAGGGGGACAGGGATCGGTCATTGCCTCTAAAGTCCTTGCCTCGGCTCTGTTCAAAGAGGGGAAGCACGTTCAGGCATTCCCTGTGTTTGGTGTCGAGAGAAGGGGTGCACCGGTGACAGCCTTCCTTCGTCTGGATGACAAGCCGATCTACCTGAGATGCGAGGTCTATAATCCCGATCACATCATAGTGCTGGACCAGACCCTGGTTGGGGTGACAGACATAACGGCGGGTCTAAAGGAAGGAGGGCTCATTCTGATCAACACGGAAAAGAGTCCTGCAGACTTCCCGGAGTTTTCCAGATTCCGGGTGGCAACCGTCGACGCGAATGCCATTGCCATCAGGCATAATCTCGGATCTAAGACGCAGCCGATCGTGAATACCGCTATCCTTGGTTCTCTGGCAAGAACTTCACAGCTGGTTAGGCTGGAATCGGTCATAGAGGCAATCAGGGAGTCTATCACGCTATCGACGGAAGAGAATGCCAAAGCAGCTCGTGAAGCTTACGAGAGCGTTTCCATGTAA